The following proteins are co-located in the Sporolactobacillus pectinivorans genome:
- a CDS encoding MarR family winged helix-turn-helix transcriptional regulator, with product MELDSIRALIKDYEELSIYAMNQVHESIEEISRSNQITFEQFCLLRLLVNSPGISPVQIAERLNINKSGVSIRIGRLLDKGFIEKKKIDNRSFALYTSEKGRALFEQGEKKIQMLVEEWIQELGEKDSREFIRIYKKINTIIIRLRAEK from the coding sequence ATGGAATTAGATTCGATCCGAGCACTAATCAAGGATTACGAAGAACTGTCAATTTATGCAATGAATCAAGTACATGAGTCTATTGAAGAAATCTCCCGGAGCAATCAAATTACCTTTGAGCAATTTTGCCTGCTTCGGCTGCTGGTAAACTCTCCCGGCATCAGCCCGGTTCAGATTGCGGAACGCCTGAATATCAATAAAAGCGGCGTTAGTATCCGGATCGGCAGATTGCTGGATAAGGGATTCATTGAAAAAAAGAAAATTGACAACAGAAGTTTCGCCCTCTACACTTCTGAAAAAGGGAGAGCACTTTTCGAGCAAGGAGAAAAGAAAATTCAGATGCTGGTTGAAGAGTGGATTCAGGAGCTCGGCGAAAAAGACAGCAGAGAATTCATACGCATCTATAAGAAAATCAACACGATCATCATCAGATTGAGGGCTGAAAAATGA
- a CDS encoding SDR family oxidoreductase — protein MKKHTLLVTGGTGYLASWIIKGLLEEGHDVRITVRNKNNSKKYQHLLKIESETAGRLSVFEADLLKEGSFDQAVSGCDIVFHTASPFFIAGIKNANDDLIKPAKEGTRNVLNAVNKSTSVERVVLTSSVAAIYGDNCEMRGKAAFSEADWNETSSASHQPYSFSKTVAEREAWEMCKKQKKWSLVTINPSFLLGPSLTTRKDSTSISTVVDFLSGKYKTGVPALTMGYIDVRDVAKAEIAAAFTEKAHGRYLISAGETSLSGISATLEKCFPGQYPLPKRIVPKALFWLIAPMVGYSRKVVSRNAGLPLKFDNRKSITDLGMTYRNLETTLIDQKEQLERDGLI, from the coding sequence ATGAAAAAACATACGCTACTGGTAACCGGCGGAACTGGTTATTTGGCTTCATGGATCATCAAAGGGCTCCTGGAAGAAGGCCATGATGTCAGAATCACTGTCAGAAATAAAAACAATTCAAAAAAATATCAGCATCTGCTTAAAATCGAAAGTGAAACAGCTGGGCGGCTTTCTGTCTTTGAAGCCGATCTGTTGAAAGAGGGCAGCTTCGATCAGGCTGTTTCTGGTTGTGATATTGTGTTCCATACGGCATCTCCCTTCTTTATCGCCGGTATCAAGAATGCGAACGATGACCTGATAAAACCGGCTAAGGAGGGGACGCGGAATGTTCTGAACGCAGTAAATAAATCTACATCTGTTGAACGAGTCGTTCTGACCAGCAGCGTCGCCGCTATCTATGGAGATAACTGTGAAATGAGGGGGAAAGCCGCTTTTAGCGAAGCAGACTGGAACGAAACAAGCAGTGCCAGCCACCAGCCATACAGTTTTTCAAAGACAGTGGCTGAAAGAGAGGCATGGGAGATGTGCAAAAAGCAGAAAAAGTGGAGTCTCGTTACAATTAATCCCTCATTTCTGCTCGGTCCGTCCCTGACCACAAGGAAAGATTCTACAAGTATTTCGACCGTCGTCGATTTTCTGAGCGGTAAATACAAAACCGGCGTGCCAGCTTTAACAATGGGCTACATCGATGTCCGTGACGTAGCGAAAGCAGAAATAGCTGCCGCTTTTACAGAAAAAGCCCATGGCAGATATCTGATTTCAGCTGGTGAGACTTCCCTTTCAGGGATCTCTGCGACACTGGAAAAATGCTTTCCGGGACAGTATCCGCTTCCTAAACGCATCGTCCCCAAAGCACTTTTTTGGCTGATCGCGCCAATGGTTGGTTACTCAAGAAAAGTCGTATCAAGAAATGCGGGACTCCCACTGAAGTTTGACAATCGAAAAAGCATAACTGATCTGGGCATGACTTACAGAAATCTTGAAACAACTCTGATCGACCAGAAAGAACAGCTTGAACGAGATGGACTGATCTAA
- a CDS encoding MMPL family transporter, protein MKKIISLRWAFLAIWIIGLAVLIITSPNMNQLVLEKGGYSFPNNYSSSIAGNLEKKIGGNSNGTTYLAVFHSDKGLSQNDKASIKQTLQKIKNNKAALHIQSVTDSFDNSSLKNELVSKNNKTVMAMLQIENTKNLTVHQVRTAIDAQIKTNGVSTYLTGQQLINDDMNTTAQEGLKKTEWITVIFILVVLLLVFRSVVAPLIPLVCVGISYVVAQSVVAFLVKYFNFPISNFTQIFMVAIMFGIGTDYCILLLSRFKEELANGKDKHEATINTFKTAGITVLHSGIPVFIAFLSLAFVQFSLYRSAVAVGVGVVFLLIALFTILPLFTATLGNRLFWPMNKNIKQSKSGIWAWAGNLSFTKPIIALLIVGLFTIPPIIAYHGQPSFNSPEEIPNKYASKEGFNIVSRDFGAGNISPATIYFQNDVNMRSADYVALMERISEQIAKEPHVDKVLSVSRPLGSRLNGIYVKNQAGSVHSGLSDASAGLGKIKNSLKDTSKQINASQPQLNSALSDIGKLQAGTNKTGSGIGTMQAALTQISSGIKSGASGTSEIRKNIQSAQTQLAQLQSGQNQIQNGYQQVAANLQKISNQLGHFSSANGQPAIDTTGLEQTLGSMGNNLKAYIAKHPEALSDPNFAQLASEIQQLPGVMTNLQRSIQTSIDQQTKSAQAQIKQLNSGIQSLANAMNQLNQQSDKITNGISQFRAGLSQIDSGLGQLETGLNQAGNGQDQVIAKMPQITDALNQIASGQGKMKTGFGQVQSQMGTLSEGLVKGSDGAGKIQSGINSANDFINNWANVPYDNSGIYVPNSIFSNAAFKKSLDQYMSKDGKVASISVISKDDPYSNQGIRNFQSLKNQLPSMLKGTALENAHIGIGGIASSNSDIQKMESSDYSHALIFVLIGVFIALVIVLRSLTMPIYLMASLLLTYLASLGFSELIFTKLFHYSGLTWTTPFFAFIILMALGIDYSIFVMTRFNEYAHLAIKKRMILTLWHMGNVIFSAVIILGGTFAAMLPSGMLSLVEIATTTIIGLALYAAIVIPLFVPVMVKFFGRGNWWPFSERKTDSLVSEESRAE, encoded by the coding sequence ATGAAGAAAATCATCTCTTTACGCTGGGCATTTCTAGCCATCTGGATTATCGGTCTGGCTGTGCTTATCATCACTTCACCCAATATGAATCAGCTGGTTCTTGAGAAGGGCGGATACTCCTTTCCAAACAACTATTCCTCAAGCATTGCAGGCAATCTTGAGAAAAAAATCGGCGGAAACAGCAACGGTACAACTTATCTGGCTGTTTTCCACTCCGACAAAGGCCTGTCTCAGAATGACAAGGCATCGATTAAGCAAACACTGCAAAAAATTAAGAACAACAAAGCAGCACTGCATATACAAAGTGTTACAGACAGTTTTGACAACAGCAGCCTGAAAAATGAACTTGTTTCAAAGAACAATAAGACAGTGATGGCAATGCTGCAGATTGAAAACACCAAAAATCTGACGGTCCATCAAGTACGGACAGCTATTGATGCACAAATAAAAACTAACGGTGTCAGTACCTATCTTACAGGTCAGCAGTTGATCAATGACGATATGAACACGACTGCTCAGGAAGGACTGAAAAAGACGGAATGGATCACCGTTATTTTCATTCTTGTCGTTCTGCTCCTTGTCTTCCGTTCAGTCGTTGCCCCGCTTATTCCACTGGTTTGCGTAGGCATCAGTTATGTCGTTGCTCAGTCCGTCGTGGCTTTTCTCGTTAAATATTTTAATTTTCCTATTTCGAACTTCACTCAGATCTTTATGGTTGCAATTATGTTCGGTATCGGGACAGATTACTGTATCCTCTTGCTGAGTCGGTTTAAGGAAGAACTGGCAAACGGAAAAGACAAGCACGAAGCGACAATAAACACGTTCAAGACAGCAGGAATCACGGTTCTGCACAGCGGCATCCCGGTTTTTATCGCCTTTCTTTCGCTTGCCTTTGTCCAGTTCTCCCTGTATCGCAGTGCGGTTGCCGTCGGAGTCGGGGTGGTTTTTCTCCTGATTGCCCTGTTTACAATCCTTCCGCTATTTACCGCAACTCTTGGCAACAGATTGTTCTGGCCGATGAACAAAAATATTAAGCAGTCCAAGAGCGGTATCTGGGCCTGGGCCGGCAATCTCTCTTTTACAAAACCGATTATTGCTTTACTGATCGTTGGTCTGTTCACTATTCCGCCGATTATCGCTTACCACGGCCAGCCGTCATTCAATTCGCCTGAAGAAATTCCAAATAAATACGCGTCAAAGGAAGGCTTTAATATTGTTTCAAGAGACTTCGGTGCAGGAAATATTTCTCCGGCCACGATTTATTTTCAGAATGACGTGAACATGCGATCGGCAGATTACGTAGCGTTGATGGAACGGATTTCTGAACAAATAGCCAAAGAGCCGCACGTTGACAAAGTGTTGAGCGTATCACGTCCTCTAGGAAGCCGCCTGAACGGTATCTATGTCAAAAATCAGGCAGGCTCGGTGCATAGCGGATTGTCCGATGCCTCGGCGGGATTGGGAAAAATTAAAAACAGTCTGAAGGATACGAGCAAACAGATAAACGCTTCCCAGCCGCAGCTGAACAGTGCTTTATCGGATATCGGCAAACTCCAGGCTGGCACAAATAAGACAGGCAGCGGGATTGGTACCATGCAGGCCGCGCTGACGCAGATTTCCAGCGGCATCAAATCCGGCGCATCCGGCACCTCGGAGATCAGAAAAAACATTCAGAGCGCGCAAACCCAGCTGGCACAGCTGCAATCCGGGCAAAATCAGATTCAAAACGGCTATCAGCAGGTCGCCGCTAATCTGCAGAAGATTTCTAATCAGCTTGGACATTTTTCTTCGGCAAACGGCCAGCCGGCAATTGATACCACCGGTCTTGAGCAAACGCTCGGATCAATGGGAAACAATTTAAAGGCCTATATTGCAAAACATCCGGAAGCACTCAGTGATCCGAATTTTGCTCAATTAGCATCAGAAATTCAGCAGCTGCCTGGAGTGATGACCAATCTGCAGCGTTCAATACAAACGTCCATTGATCAACAGACAAAGAGTGCACAAGCCCAAATTAAGCAGTTAAACAGCGGCATCCAGTCATTGGCGAATGCCATGAATCAACTGAATCAGCAATCTGATAAAATCACGAACGGTATCAGCCAGTTCAGAGCTGGTCTCTCCCAAATTGATTCTGGACTTGGGCAACTGGAAACCGGGTTGAATCAGGCGGGAAACGGCCAGGATCAGGTGATCGCAAAGATGCCGCAGATCACGGATGCTCTAAATCAGATTGCATCCGGCCAGGGTAAGATGAAAACCGGGTTTGGGCAAGTCCAAAGTCAAATGGGCACGCTTTCTGAAGGATTGGTCAAAGGTTCAGACGGAGCTGGCAAAATTCAAAGTGGTATCAATTCGGCCAATGACTTTATCAATAACTGGGCAAACGTTCCCTATGATAATTCGGGAATCTACGTACCAAATTCAATCTTCTCAAATGCAGCCTTCAAAAAATCGCTGGATCAGTACATGAGCAAAGATGGAAAGGTTGCCAGTATCAGCGTTATTTCAAAGGATGATCCTTATTCCAACCAAGGTATCCGCAACTTTCAGTCTCTGAAAAATCAGCTTCCGTCAATGCTTAAGGGAACAGCACTAGAAAATGCCCATATCGGTATTGGCGGCATTGCAAGTTCGAACAGTGACATCCAGAAAATGGAGAGTTCAGATTATTCACATGCGCTCATTTTTGTACTGATCGGTGTCTTTATTGCCCTTGTTATCGTTCTGCGCTCACTGACAATGCCGATTTACCTGATGGCTTCGCTGCTTCTCACATATCTTGCATCACTCGGCTTCAGTGAACTGATTTTCACTAAGCTCTTCCATTATTCCGGTCTGACTTGGACGACACCGTTTTTTGCCTTTATTATTCTCATGGCCCTGGGCATTGATTATTCGATCTTTGTTATGACACGCTTTAATGAATATGCCCATCTGGCGATTAAAAAACGAATGATTCTAACGCTCTGGCACATGGGCAACGTCATCTTTTCCGCTGTCATTATTCTTGGCGGAACGTTTGCCGCCATGCTTCCGTCCGGTATGCTTTCGCTGGTCGAGATTGCAACAACTACGATCATCGGCCTGGCACTCTATGCGGCAATCGTCATCCCGCTTTTTGTACCTGTTATGGTTAAATTTTTCGGGCGTGGGAACTGGTGGCCGTTTTCTGAAAGAAAGACAGATTCATTAGTCTCTGAAGAAAGCCGTGCGGAATAA
- a CDS encoding DHA2 family efflux MFS transporter permease subunit: MKRNLAFCAAVLGFLMAILDTTIVNIILPDMMKATNTTVSFISWIVNGYNMSFAVCLLTAAKLADQFGRKKLFIIGMVIFTGSSLLCGLTSDVDQLILLRVLQGIGASIIVPVSIPITLGLFSKEERQTIIGIWGALAAFAGASGPVLGGLISKYLNWHFVFFMNVPIGALAILLTALLIQESYDVTAGKRIDWLGILLLSVSMSTLTYALIMGNDHGWTSSSIEGSFAAAAVSLLLFLVVEIKSKEPMLALHLFRSSYFSCANVTLLLIASAMNGLIFISSFFLTRLMHDSVLQAGLTLASFALGTMVCSAVSGVVSKRGTKPVIVIGILIVILSAYLMGFLTSDSNRLEIISVLVLGGAGNGFCLAPIMSAIIAPVPEHEFGMASGISNMGRTLGSVIGIAVLVAVLTAAMQSNLNEAKKEMIRDVEQNKILMSEAKQAVISKLRAINTSKINNATFKKSNLNEAIDRKVAVIQKTGSIEIEHQIGKAEKRVITAAFSKIDQAGQQQMKQSSGIKMERIIKNQVEEQKKQIQIKINEKAETEKGALIKKLIRKLSGQKSEMDRLITQAQQNMVTAAEHAFSKTFRSISIMMIIALLFSFFSEKKEVKKAASLVGHGF, translated from the coding sequence ATGAAAAGAAATCTGGCTTTTTGTGCTGCCGTTCTGGGCTTTTTGATGGCTATTCTTGACACGACAATTGTTAATATTATATTGCCGGACATGATGAAAGCAACAAATACAACGGTGTCTTTTATTTCCTGGATTGTTAATGGCTACAACATGTCCTTTGCGGTCTGCCTTCTGACTGCAGCCAAGCTGGCCGATCAATTCGGCCGGAAGAAGCTTTTTATCATTGGGATGGTGATTTTTACCGGCTCATCGCTCCTGTGCGGGTTGACGTCGGACGTGGATCAATTGATCCTGCTTCGGGTTCTGCAGGGGATTGGTGCTTCGATTATTGTACCTGTCTCGATCCCGATCACTCTTGGCTTGTTTTCGAAAGAAGAGCGGCAGACAATTATCGGCATATGGGGTGCATTGGCAGCCTTCGCTGGAGCTTCCGGACCGGTCCTGGGCGGGTTGATCAGTAAATACCTGAACTGGCACTTTGTCTTTTTCATGAACGTTCCAATTGGCGCGCTGGCTATTTTGCTGACTGCCCTGCTGATTCAGGAATCTTACGATGTTACAGCGGGGAAGCGCATTGACTGGCTGGGCATCTTGTTGCTGTCTGTTTCGATGAGTACACTGACTTATGCCCTAATCATGGGCAATGATCATGGCTGGACATCATCGTCCATTGAAGGTAGTTTTGCGGCGGCAGCGGTCTCGCTTCTCTTGTTTTTAGTTGTAGAAATAAAAAGCAAAGAACCGATGCTTGCTCTTCATCTGTTCCGTAGTTCCTATTTCTCCTGCGCAAATGTCACTTTGCTGTTGATCGCTTCTGCGATGAACGGTCTGATATTTATCAGTTCTTTTTTTCTGACAAGACTGATGCATGATTCCGTTCTGCAGGCCGGACTGACACTTGCCTCTTTTGCACTTGGAACAATGGTTTGTTCGGCAGTCAGCGGGGTAGTCAGCAAACGGGGAACAAAACCAGTGATTGTGATCGGCATTCTGATTGTCATACTGTCCGCTTATCTCATGGGCTTCTTAACCAGTGATTCAAACAGGCTTGAAATCATTTCTGTTCTGGTTTTAGGCGGCGCAGGCAATGGATTTTGCTTAGCACCCATTATGTCGGCCATTATTGCTCCTGTCCCTGAGCATGAATTCGGTATGGCCTCAGGAATCAGCAACATGGGGCGGACATTAGGCAGTGTGATTGGCATTGCGGTGCTTGTCGCTGTTCTGACCGCGGCGATGCAGTCCAACTTGAACGAGGCGAAAAAAGAGATGATTCGAGACGTGGAACAAAATAAAATACTGATGAGCGAGGCCAAGCAAGCCGTAATCAGTAAACTGAGGGCAATCAATACATCAAAAATCAATAATGCCACGTTTAAAAAATCCAATCTGAACGAAGCGATTGATCGCAAGGTGGCAGTGATTCAGAAAACAGGCAGCATCGAAATTGAACATCAGATTGGAAAGGCAGAGAAAAGAGTTATTACAGCAGCTTTTTCAAAAATTGATCAGGCAGGTCAGCAGCAAATGAAGCAGTCTTCCGGAATAAAAATGGAGCGGATCATTAAAAATCAGGTAGAGGAACAAAAGAAGCAGATTCAAATAAAGATCAATGAAAAAGCAGAGACAGAAAAAGGAGCGTTGATAAAAAAGCTCATTCGGAAACTTAGTGGGCAAAAATCCGAGATGGATCGATTGATCACTCAAGCACAGCAGAATATGGTCACCGCTGCAGAGCATGCGTTCAGCAAGACTTTCAGAAGCATCTCGATCATGATGATTATTGCCCTTTTATTCAGTTTTTTCTCGGAAAAGAAAGAAGTAAAGAAGGCAGCAAGCCTTGTGGGGCACGGGTTTTAA
- a CDS encoding DUF2000 domain-containing protein has product MSDSAEKCVMVIDHSLPLGLIANTAAILGCTLGKDKSEIVGRNVTDGGGFLHRGIVQLPIPILALSQDGLKMLHREIIDQYKERITLISFNDIAQRSKNYDDYAEKLATIPRDDLNYLGLCLYGEKKAINHLTGSLPTLK; this is encoded by the coding sequence ATGAGCGATTCTGCAGAAAAATGCGTAATGGTCATTGACCATAGTCTTCCTCTTGGGCTGATTGCCAATACGGCGGCAATTCTGGGCTGCACACTGGGAAAAGATAAAAGTGAAATAGTTGGAAGAAACGTAACAGACGGGGGTGGTTTCCTTCATAGAGGCATCGTGCAGCTCCCCATTCCAATCCTTGCTTTATCACAGGATGGACTGAAAATGCTGCATCGGGAAATCATCGATCAATATAAGGAACGGATCACGTTAATCAGCTTTAATGATATTGCCCAGAGAAGCAAAAATTACGATGACTATGCTGAGAAGCTTGCCACTATTCCGCGGGATGACCTAAATTATCTGGGTCTGTGCCTTTATGGTGAAAAAAAGGCGATTAATCACTTAACCGGCAGTCTGCCGACATTGAAATAA
- a CDS encoding YeiH family protein produces the protein MNKITIILPGIILAAVLAIPAWLIGTFFPIIGSPVLGILSGMLLSFWKRPFLFEDGVKYTSKKVLQYSVILMGFGLNLFNIIKVGGQTLELLVFTLAAAFLTAYVAGKLLKIEGKTQTLIGVGTAICGGSAIAAAAPVIDADEKEVAHSISTIFLFNVIAAFLFPFLGHVLGMSNQNFGLWTGTAVNDTSSVVAAGYTFSHAAGNLAVIVKLTRTLMIVPVTLVLALYYSRKTARKNNNSYHFSKIFPWFVLGFVLASVVSTFLPLPGDVINFFVQFGKFLIVMAMVSIGLNTNVVKLVKNGGRPILLGFICWAVLSITSLAIQSL, from the coding sequence GTGAACAAAATCACAATAATATTGCCGGGAATTATCTTGGCGGCAGTTCTTGCAATACCTGCCTGGCTGATCGGAACATTTTTTCCGATTATCGGCAGTCCGGTTCTGGGCATCTTGTCAGGCATGCTGTTATCTTTTTGGAAAAGGCCTTTCCTGTTTGAGGACGGGGTCAAATATACGTCAAAAAAGGTACTGCAATATTCCGTTATTCTCATGGGGTTTGGGCTTAATCTGTTTAATATTATTAAAGTAGGGGGCCAGACGCTTGAACTGCTTGTATTTACACTGGCAGCCGCATTTCTGACGGCTTATGTCGCCGGAAAACTGCTCAAAATCGAAGGAAAGACGCAAACTTTGATTGGGGTAGGAACCGCGATCTGCGGAGGTTCTGCGATTGCAGCAGCCGCGCCGGTCATTGATGCAGACGAAAAAGAAGTGGCGCATTCGATTTCCACAATTTTTCTTTTTAATGTGATTGCGGCGTTTTTATTTCCTTTTCTCGGACATGTACTGGGTATGAGCAATCAAAATTTCGGATTGTGGACCGGGACGGCCGTCAATGATACTTCGTCGGTTGTGGCAGCGGGCTATACTTTTAGCCATGCAGCGGGCAATCTTGCTGTGATTGTCAAACTGACCCGCACACTGATGATCGTGCCCGTCACGCTGGTGCTCGCCCTTTATTATTCACGTAAAACGGCACGGAAAAATAATAATAGCTACCATTTTTCGAAAATCTTCCCGTGGTTTGTGCTCGGTTTTGTCCTGGCGTCCGTAGTCAGCACTTTTCTGCCTCTTCCGGGTGACGTGATTAATTTTTTTGTGCAGTTTGGAAAATTCCTGATTGTGATGGCCATGGTTTCAATTGGTTTGAACACCAATGTAGTGAAGCTTGTCAAAAACGGCGGCAGACCGATTTTACTTGGATTTATTTGCTGGGCCGTGTTGTCAATTACGTCACTTGCCATACAATCGCTCTAG
- a CDS encoding TetR/AcrR family transcriptional regulator, with product MNENDRRFKRTEQIIRDVFVQLVNERGFNHVTIKDITERANLNRATFYLHYTDKYELMTAFQKKFLEDAKNLSTESKKIDIFSLYDKEETILFLVKILQYYKDHSSVIKMMLNENRSDFIKLMKQLVFQNLFEIPAVKEQGSQLSIPKNYLISYIFSAHFGILQEWLDTGMKENPEEIAGIMSKMTVQGTIAASGILTGYGKKA from the coding sequence ATGAACGAGAACGACAGGCGATTTAAACGTACAGAACAAATCATTCGCGATGTTTTTGTTCAGCTGGTGAACGAAAGAGGCTTTAATCATGTGACGATTAAAGACATTACGGAACGCGCGAACCTCAACCGGGCGACTTTCTATCTTCACTACACAGACAAGTATGAATTGATGACCGCATTTCAGAAAAAATTTCTGGAAGATGCCAAAAACTTATCAACAGAAAGTAAAAAAATTGATATTTTTTCTCTTTATGACAAAGAAGAAACGATTCTCTTCTTGGTTAAGATTTTGCAATACTATAAAGATCACTCTTCAGTGATCAAAATGATGCTTAATGAAAACCGTTCCGATTTTATAAAACTGATGAAGCAACTTGTATTTCAAAATTTGTTTGAAATTCCGGCCGTCAAAGAACAAGGCAGCCAATTATCGATTCCTAAGAACTATCTAATTTCCTATATTTTTTCCGCTCATTTCGGCATTTTACAGGAATGGTTGGATACGGGAATGAAGGAAAACCCGGAAGAAATAGCAGGTATTATGTCGAAAATGACTGTACAGGGGACCATAGCCGCTTCTGGGATACTTACAGGATATGGAAAGAAGGCATGA
- a CDS encoding LysR family transcriptional regulator: protein MTLRHLRIFIAVCDVMNMTAAAEALFMSQPAVSQAISELEKHYGVRLFERLSRKLYLTQAGEKLLSYARHMIRMSKDVEIEMRTLNETSMIRVGASVTVGAHVLPKLVSSFQDSNPRVKVEVIEDNTAKIEKMVLQDQIDFALVEGETVSTDLIKKPFMEDELVLICGTRHPFAPLPVITPDELEKEPFIIREEGSGTRKTFEDVMTSASLSWEVIWTCNNADSIKMAVSEGLGVSVISKRAVRNEVHSGLLRIKKIDGLHFKRQFNLIHHKNKYLTCSMQKFIDSCF from the coding sequence GTGACACTCAGACATTTGCGAATATTCATTGCGGTCTGTGATGTAATGAACATGACTGCCGCTGCTGAGGCGCTCTTTATGTCGCAGCCTGCCGTCAGCCAGGCCATCTCTGAACTCGAAAAACATTATGGCGTGCGCCTTTTTGAAAGGCTGTCACGAAAGCTCTATTTAACGCAAGCCGGGGAAAAACTATTAAGTTATGCACGTCACATGATCAGAATGAGCAAGGATGTCGAGATAGAGATGCGAACCCTGAACGAGACGAGTATGATCAGGGTCGGCGCGAGTGTTACTGTCGGTGCCCATGTACTGCCAAAACTCGTGAGCAGCTTTCAAGATTCGAACCCCAGGGTAAAAGTTGAGGTGATTGAGGATAATACCGCAAAGATTGAGAAAATGGTCCTTCAAGACCAAATTGATTTCGCACTCGTTGAGGGCGAAACAGTCTCAACCGATCTGATCAAAAAGCCTTTTATGGAGGATGAACTGGTGCTGATCTGCGGCACCCGGCATCCCTTCGCCCCGCTTCCCGTCATCACCCCGGATGAACTTGAGAAAGAGCCATTCATTATTCGTGAGGAAGGCAGCGGGACTCGGAAAACGTTTGAAGACGTGATGACAAGTGCTTCATTGTCATGGGAAGTAATATGGACGTGCAACAACGCTGACTCAATCAAAATGGCCGTTTCCGAAGGGCTTGGTGTCTCTGTCATTTCAAAACGTGCGGTTAGAAATGAAGTCCATTCCGGATTGCTGCGCATCAAAAAAATCGATGGACTGCATTTCAAACGTCAATTTAACCTCATTCATCATAAAAACAAATACCTGACATGTTCCATGCAAAAATTCATTGATTCATGTTTTTAA